The following are encoded together in the Corticium candelabrum chromosome 1, ooCorCand1.1, whole genome shotgun sequence genome:
- the LOC134176172 gene encoding 52 kDa repressor of the inhibitor of the protein kinase-like has product MQQLAAKGLYLIPSTFLEDPARSRDAVYKFAEEYREDLPDPSVLGLPAELDLWEVHWRSRPATEVVPHTASATLVCTMGNIFPNIQCLLALVCTIPFSAVECERSVSCLMRLKTYLRSTMGATRLTALALLHTHYNLEIDINAVIGRFQRKHPRRMVAVDFMS; this is encoded by the coding sequence ATGCAGCAGCTTGCTGCCAAGGGTCTATACCTCATTCCTTCGACCTTCCTTGAAGATCCTGCTAGGTCCCGAGATGCTGTTTACAAATTTGCAGAAGAGTATCGAGAAGACCTTCCTGACCCTTCCGTTCTTGGCCTACCAGCTGAGTTAGACTTGTGGGAAGTTCACTGGAGAAGCAGACCTGCCACTGAAGTGGTTCCTCACACTGCCTCTGCGACACTGGTGTGTACCATGGGAAATATATTTCCAAATATACAATGTCTTCTGGCTCTTGTGTGCACAATTCCATTCTCAGCAGTAGAGTGTGAACGGTCTGTGAGTTGCTTGATGCGCTTGAAGACATACCTACGTAGTACTATGGGCGCTACTCGTCTGACTGCTCTTGCTCTTTTGCATACACACTATAACTtagaaattgatataaatgctGTTATTGGTCGTTTTCAACGCAAACATCCTCGTAGAATGGTTGCAGTTGACTTTATGTCATAA